TACAGGATCAGCGTGGATCGTGCCGGCAGGGCCACACGAGCTTCGGGACGCACCCAGTCCCGCCGCACCCCCAGCGCGATGGTGTGGCCATCGTCGAGTATCTGAACCGTACCGTCGGCCAGGACCAGGATGGGCGGTGGGTGTCCGGCGCTGGAGTAGACCAGTTCGCCGGTGGCGGGGTTGAGCACAGCGCAGACGGCGGTGGTGCACTCCGCGCCGGAGAGCCGCGCTGCGAAACGGTCCATCCCCGACAGAGCCGCAGCGGGACTGTGGTTTTCGAACAGCAGCGCCCGGCAGGCGCTACGCACCTGCCCCATCACGGTGGCAGCGGCGAGGTCGTGTCCGACGCAGTCGCCGACCACCATCGCGATGCGTCCGTCCTCCAGGTCTACGACGTCGTACCAGTCACCGCCGACCTGCAGCGGGCGACTTGCCGCCTGATAGCGGACCGCGAACCCGCCGGGAAGCTGAGCGGGACCGAGGATCGAATGTTGAAGGGCCAGTGCGGTTTCGCGCTGTTGGTCGACCTGGTACACCCGCTGCAAGCCCTGCCCGAGGCGGCCCGCCAGCACCGTCAGCAGCGTTTGATCCTCCAGGCTGAACGGTCGCTTCTCGGGCAGATCGATCCAGACGACCACCACACCCTCGGGATGCTGCAGCGCGATCCCCGCTGTCCCGGGCTCTGTTGCGCAAGGCGTGAGCAGGTCTCCGTCGCGCAGTGTGGCGAGCGTTTGCCGGGTGTCAGAGGACAGATCGTTCCACTGCGTCGACTCGCCCACCGCCACCAGCTGTGGTGTGTTACCGGATTCTGTTGCGTAGCTGCCCTTTCGGAAGGTCACAGCCAGTACGCGGCGTGCTCGCCATTGCCGCCGCAACTCTTCGGCGGCGCCCTGCAGCGCCTCGTCCACGGTATCGGCCGAAGCGAGTTCCTGGTTGAGCGCATGTTCGCGGCCAGCCGCCAGCGCCAAGGCAATGGCCGCGTGCCGGGCGAAGTCGCTGACCAACTCGAGATAGTCGGCGCCGAACGCGGGCTGCTGAGGGTGCCGTGCGACGGCAATCACACCGAGCACCGCATCGTGGGCGACGAGCGGCATCACAATTGCCGGGCGTGAACCGACATCGGTGAATCCCTCGATCGGGTATTCGAAGGAATCGGTGATCAGGGGCAGGCCGCGGCGCGCAACACCACCTGTGGTGGAACCGTCCATAGGCACCTGACGGCCGATGACCTCCGAGGCATAACGACCTGCCGTTGCCGCGACGACCAGGGTATCCACCTCGTTAACGGGCAGATCCGGTTCGCGCGGAACCAGCAGGATGGCCTGCTCGGCGTCAGCCAGCTCCAGCGCCCGATTCACGATGAGTTGCAGCGGCCCCGTCTGCGGGTCGCCGGACAGCAGCGCAGTAGTGATCTCGCGGCTGGCTTTCGTCCACTTCGCGTTCTCCCGCTCGCGCTCGAACAGCCGCGCATTGTCGATGGCGGCCGCCGCGGCCGTCGCGAGTGCCCGGACAGCAACTTCATGAGTGTCGGAGAACGCTTGGCCCGGTCGATCGTCGGCAAGGTAAAGGCTGCCGAAATCGGCTCCCCGCACCGTGATTGGAATGCCGAGAATCGCCCGGAATGGGAGATCGTGCGGCTGCGATCCCATTGCCCCGGGTTGGGCGCTCAGGTCGTCGATGCGCAGTCCTTCTCCTACCGGCAGGTCGCTAAAGCGCCGGGCCAACTCGTCGTCGATCCCGGTGTGCACGAAGGAGACCAGGCTGCCGTCGGCCGCGCGGATACCAAGCGCGCCGTAGCGGGCACCGGTCAGTTCAGTCGCCGCCGTGACGATCCGGTCTAGCGTCACGCCCAGGTCGAGATCCGAGCCGATCTCGACGATGACCCGCACCAATTTCTCCATCAGGTCGCGGGCCGCGACCAGCTCGTCAAGCTGTTCATGCGCCCGACTCACTGGCTCTTGCGGGCCCAGTCGGTTGAACGCGGACTCGCCGCGATCATTGCTCATAAAAACAACCTAACCTGTCGGATACGAAGTTCGGGGAATTTCTAGATCCCGGCATGTGACGGCAGCAAGTATCCGCTATCGAAGTCGGCCTCGACGCGGTGTTCGGTCCTGGGCCGCCGCAGGATTCGACGCTGATCGCTCGAAAGCTATTCGGCCTCAACCTGTTTCTATGCGTCAGTCGACTTCGCGCGAACACGCAGCACATCCTGCACCGAAGAACTGCCGCGGACGTCATCGCGTCGGCCCTGCCCGACAGGTCCGTCGAACCGGTGTCGGTGCGACCGGCTCCCTCAATGCGCCGAATTGGCTGCCGTCAGTCGCGATATTGCGCTATCAGGTCCGCGTATTCGTCGAGCCGTCGCAGCGAGTCGTCCCGCGGTTTCGTGGGGAGCAGCAACCCGAGTTGCTCGAACCCCAGATCTTCGGCGGCTCGCCAATAGTCGAGGTCTTTGGGCGTGCCGAACATCGCCATCGGCACGTCGTGCCCGGCGGCGTCGCGCAACTGAGCCACGCGCCGGGTGATGTGCTCGATTGAGAACGGGTTGGAGATCCACCCGGCCTGGTGGCGGACCACTCGCTTCACCGTGGCCTCGGAGTCACCGCCGATGAAGATCGGCGGATGCGGTTTGCGCACTGGCTTCGGCCGGCTGAACGACGGTGGAAAGTCCACGTATTTGCCGTGGTACTCGGCGGGTTCGTCGGTCCAGAGGGCCTTGATTGCCTCGATTCGTTCGTCCAGCAACGCCCCGCGCGTTTTCGGGTCGGTGCCGTGATCGCGCATTTCCTCGATGTTCCAGCCGGCGCCCACGCCGAATACGAACCGGCCACCCGAAATCAGGTCTAAACTCGCCGCTTCCTTGGCGGTGATGATCGGGTCACGCTGAATGAGCAGCGCGATTCCGGTGAACAACTCGATCTTGGACGTCACTGCGGCGGCCGCGGCGAGCGTCACGAAAGGGTCCAGGGTGCGGTAGTAGATCTTCGGCAACTCACCGCCGAGCGGATAGGGCGATTCCCGGCTGGCCGGGATGTGGGTGTGCTCGGCGACCACCAGCGAATCGAATCCGCGCTCCTCGATGGCGCGCGCCAGGGTCACCGCATCGATGCTGTCGTCGTTGACGAACGTGGAAATACCGAAATTCATCCCGCTACCCCTGCCTGTAGGTGTCGCATCGTCAGACGTCACTGACGTTCGAGATATTCCGCCCGACTGAAATCTGTTGCTATGCAGTGTTTTTCATTCCGGCGGAGAGCGCCTATCGTCGTGGCGCGCGATGTGTTGCCAGCACGTCGGCGTTGGCCAGTGTTTGCGCCTGAGCGGCCAGCACGGATGCCCTGTTGGCATAGGCAAT
The nucleotide sequence above comes from Mycobacterium vicinigordonae. Encoded proteins:
- a CDS encoding SpoIIE family protein phosphatase; this encodes MSNDRGESAFNRLGPQEPVSRAHEQLDELVAARDLMEKLVRVIVEIGSDLDLGVTLDRIVTAATELTGARYGALGIRAADGSLVSFVHTGIDDELARRFSDLPVGEGLRIDDLSAQPGAMGSQPHDLPFRAILGIPITVRGADFGSLYLADDRPGQAFSDTHEVAVRALATAAAAAIDNARLFERERENAKWTKASREITTALLSGDPQTGPLQLIVNRALELADAEQAILLVPREPDLPVNEVDTLVVAATAGRYASEVIGRQVPMDGSTTGGVARRGLPLITDSFEYPIEGFTDVGSRPAIVMPLVAHDAVLGVIAVARHPQQPAFGADYLELVSDFARHAAIALALAAGREHALNQELASADTVDEALQGAAEELRRQWRARRVLAVTFRKGSYATESGNTPQLVAVGESTQWNDLSSDTRQTLATLRDGDLLTPCATEPGTAGIALQHPEGVVVVWIDLPEKRPFSLEDQTLLTVLAGRLGQGLQRVYQVDQQRETALALQHSILGPAQLPGGFAVRYQAASRPLQVGGDWYDVVDLEDGRIAMVVGDCVGHDLAAATVMGQVRSACRALLFENHSPAAALSGMDRFAARLSGAECTTAVCAVLNPATGELVYSSAGHPPPILVLADGTVQILDDGHTIALGVRRDWVRPEARVALPARSTLILYTDGLVERRRIPLEDGISRVAAIVQGAEPGSLDGLADEIMAQVAPYGGYQDDVVLLLHRHPAPLELTFPPDASHLASTRTALRHWLTQVHVCPEQTTNMLIAAGEAVSNAIEHGHRDRPDGTISLGAVALVDEVQLTITDTGSWKPPQPSTERGRGISLMRRLMHDVTINTETDGTTVHLSARII
- a CDS encoding LLM class F420-dependent oxidoreductase, which translates into the protein MNFGISTFVNDDSIDAVTLARAIEERGFDSLVVAEHTHIPASRESPYPLGGELPKIYYRTLDPFVTLAAAAAVTSKIELFTGIALLIQRDPIITAKEAASLDLISGGRFVFGVGAGWNIEEMRDHGTDPKTRGALLDERIEAIKALWTDEPAEYHGKYVDFPPSFSRPKPVRKPHPPIFIGGDSEATVKRVVRHQAGWISNPFSIEHITRRVAQLRDAAGHDVPMAMFGTPKDLDYWRAAEDLGFEQLGLLLPTKPRDDSLRRLDEYADLIAQYRD